A stretch of Komagataella phaffii GS115 chromosome 2, complete sequence DNA encodes these proteins:
- a CDS encoding Subunit of a Golgi mannosyltransferase complex, which translates to MSRQRFQLPLSKEEGLYSDLDPSFEFKPYNGENSYNNTIRWLSSKIHKYKKLLILLVFLLLVSTFTSAPLVPHFHSNKDPRVVIILAANEGGGVQKWKGPQEWSVERSSIANKKKYASKHGYGLAIKDLTLKRRYSHEWREGWQKVDILKQTMRQYPNTEWFWWLDLHTLIMDMDVDLEEYLLNSVGSKSYRTVTSFNPIGIENHVPYTDTSQPVDLIVAQDCGGFNLGSFFVRQSEWTEALLDAWWDPALYEQMHMAWEHKEQDALETLYDHQGWIRSRTGFIPLRSINAFPPGACSDQADNPKFFYCESDRDFVVNMAGCEYGRDCWNEMEYYKKLAKRHEERWWKFW; encoded by the coding sequence ATGTCTAGGCAAAGGTTCCAGCTTCCTTTGAGTAAAGAGGAGGGGTTGTACTCTGATCTGGatccaagttttgaattcaaGCCCTATAACGGTGAGAATTCCTACAACAACACCATCAGATGGCTATCAAGTAAAATACACAAATACAAGAAGCTGCTTATACTACTAGTATTCTTACTTTTAGTATCTACTTTTACTTCGGCCCCTTTAGTTCCCCATTTCCATTCAAACAAGGATCCGAGAGTCGTAATCATCTTGGCTGCTAATGAAGGGGGTGGtgtccaaaaatggaaaggTCCTCAGGAATGGTCAGTTGAAAGAAGTTCCATCgccaacaaaaaaaaatatgcTTCTAAACATGGTTATGGCCTAGCAATTAAAGACCTGACCTTAAAAAGACGGTATAGTCACGAGTGGAGAGAAGGTTGGCAAAAGGTAGATATTCTCAAACAAACCATGAGACAGTACCCAAATACGGAATGGTTTTGGTGGTTGGATTTACATACTCTGATAATGGATATGGACGTTGATTTAGAGGAATATTTGCTTAACTCTGTGGGAAGCAAAAGTTATCGAACCGTCACAAGCTTCAACCCCATTGGTATCGAAAATCATGTTCCATACACAGACACCAGTCAACCGGTTGATTTGATAGTTGCCCAAGATTGTGGAGGTTTCAATCTTGGATCATTTTTTGTTCGTCAATCTGAGTGGACAGAGGCTTTACTGGATGCTTGGTGGGACCCCGCTCTTTATGAACAAATGCATATGGCTTGGGAACACAAAGAGCAGGATGCTCTAGAAACTCTTTATGATCATCAAGGCTGGATTCGGTCTAGAACAGGTTTTATTCCCTTAAGATCCATCAATGCTTTTCCACCAGGAGCTTGTTCAGACCAAGCAGACAatccaaaatttttttACTGTGAAAGCGACAGGGACTTTGTGGTGAATATGGCTGGCTGTGAGTATGGAAGAGATTGCTGGAACGAGATGGAGTATTACAAAAAGTTAGCCAAACGGCATGAGGAGAGATGGTGGAAGTTTTGGTAA